In Hypanus sabinus isolate sHypSab1 chromosome 17, sHypSab1.hap1, whole genome shotgun sequence, the following proteins share a genomic window:
- the LOC132407175 gene encoding general transcription factor II-I repeat domain-containing protein 2-like — protein MCFYRWLSRRKVLKRFVACLEEVKTFLGSKGLNFPELEQPEWLEKLHFMVDMTAHLNTLNTALQGKGRTALHMLEDVLAFKRKLTVLARDLQKGTLSHFPNLREFKQGHDMIISEYLHSAIIAMQTSFGKRFCEFREEKNTLSFPVTPLSIDPSLLNTTALAGVSQPDLEMELADIADKDIWVSKFRRLTADLEDVARQKAVLAQKHKWSDIENLTDDSLRSCVKMKVTSYSPDVQTLCAEVQEQKSH, from the coding sequence atgtgtttttatcgctggctgtccagacggaaggtgctgaaacgctttgtcgcgtgtctggaagaagtgaaaactttcctgggcagcaaagggctcaactttcctgagctggaacagccagagtggctggaaaagctacacttcatggtagacatgacagcgcacctgaacacgctgaacacagctcttcaggggaaaggacgtacagccctgcacatgttggaggatgttttggcattcaagcgcaagttgacagtgcttgccagagatttacagaaaggcactttgtctcacttccccaatttgagagagttcaaacaaggtcacgacatgataatttcggagtatttacattctgcaatcatcgcaatgcaaacatcgtttgggaaacgcttctgtgagttcagagaggaaaaaaacacattatccttcccggtcactcccttaagcatcgatccttccctactgaatacgactgcattggcaggtgtgagtcaacctgatcttgagatggaactggccgacatagccgacaaagacatatgggtgtccaagtttagacgcttgacagcagaccttgaagatgttgcccgtcagaaggccgttcttgctcagaaacacaaatggagtgatattgaaaacctcacagatgacagcttgcgatcctgtgtaaagatgaaggtgacatcatacagccctgatgtgcagacgctgtgcgctgaggtccaggagcagaaatcccattaa